The following proteins are encoded in a genomic region of Oreochromis aureus strain Israel breed Guangdong linkage group 8, ZZ_aureus, whole genome shotgun sequence:
- the aco2 gene encoding aconitate hydratase, mitochondrial, translated as MATYCLTVARLQLALGHGARRLHISAAYRAKAKVSMSRFEPSSFISYEKLQSNVDIVRKRLNRPLTLSEKIVYGHLDDPHNQEIDRGRTYLRLRPDRVAMQDATAQMAMLQFISSGLPRVAVPSTIHCDHLIEAQIGGAKDLARAKEVNQEVYNFLSSAGAKYGVGFWKPGSGIIHQIILENYAYPGVMLIGTDSHTPNGGGLGGICIGVGGADAVDVMAGIPWELKCPKVIGVKLTGTLSGWTSPKDVILKVAGILTVKGGTGAIVEYHGPGVDSISCTGMATICNMGAEIGATTSVFPYNHRMRTYLEKTGRAEIAAVADEYSDLLVPDQGCEYDHIIELNLDELKPHINGPFTPDLAHPVSEVGAAAQKNGWPLEVKVGLIGSCTNSSYEDMGRAASVAKQALDKGLKCKAQFTVTPGSEQIRATIERDGYSKILGDVGGVVLANACGPCIGQWDRRDVKKGEKNTIVTSFNRNFTARNDANPATHAFVTSPEIVTALAIAGTLNFNPETDYLTAPNGEKFKLEPPNGDELPSKDFDPGQDTYQHPPADGSSLKVNVNPQSNRLQLLEPFDKWSGNDLENMQVLIKVKGKCTTDHISAAGPWLKFRGHLDNISNNMLIGAVNSENDAVNKIKNHLTGEYGGVPDVARHYKANGISWVVVGDDNYGEGSSREHAALEPRHLGGRAIIVKSFARIHETNLKKQGLLPLTFNNPSDYDKIRPDDKISIRGLKSFAPGKPLTAVLKHSDGTEESLQLNHSFNETQIQWFQAGSALNRMKEMQH; from the exons CTGGCCCTGGGCCATGGTGCACGGCGCCTGCACATCTCCGCAGCGTACAGAGCGAAGGCCAAAGTGTCCATGAGCCGCTTTGAGCCCTCTTCCTTCATCAGCTACGAGAAGCTCCAGTCCAACGTTGACATTGTGCGAAAAAG GCTCAACCGTCCCCTCACCCTGTCAGAGAAGATTGTGTACGGTCACCTCGATGACCCGCACAACCAGGAGATCGATCGTGGCCGCACCTACCTGCGCCTGCGTCCTGACCGCGTGGCCATGCAGGATGCTACTGCCCAGATGGCGATGCTCCAATTCATCAGCAGCGGGCTGCCAAGGGTGGCTGTGCCTTCCACCATCCACTGCGATCACTTGATTGAGGCTCAGATTGGAGGAGCCAAGGATTTAGCCAGAGCAAAg GAAGTGAACCAAGAGGTTTACAACTTCCTGTCCAGTGCTGGGGCAAAATATGGAGTTGGCTTCTGGAAACCTGGCTCTGGAATTATCCATCAG ATCATCCTAGAGAACTATGCCTATCCAGGAGTAATGCTTATTGGCACAGATTCCCACACTCCAAACGGTGGTGGGCTTGGTGGCATCTGCATTGGAGTGGGTGGAGCTGACGCCGTAGATGTCATGGCGGGAATCCCCTGGGAGCTCAAGTGTCCCAAG GTGATTGGCGTGAAGCTGACAGGCACCCTGTCCGGCTGGACATCTCCTAAGGATGTCATCTTGAAGGTGGCCGGCATCCTGACAGTAAAGGGAGGCACTGGAGCCATCGTAGAGTACCATGGACCAGGAGTCGACTCAATTTCCTGCACGG gaATGGCCACTATTTGCAACATGGGAGCAGAAATCGGGGCAACGACCTCCGTGTTTCCTTACAATCACCGCATGAGGACCTACCTGGAGAAGACTGGACGTGCAG AGATCGCCGCTGTGGCTGATGAATACTCAGATTTGTTGGTACCGGATCAAGGCTGCGAGTATGACCACATCATCGAGCTCAATCTGGACGAG CTGAAGCCCCACATTAATGGACCCTTCACTCCTGACCTGGCTCACCCAGTGTCTGAAGTCGGTGCTGCGGCTCAAAAGAACGGCTGGCCGCTTGAGGTGAAAGTTG gtctgATTGGCAGCTGCACTAACTCCAGTTACGAGGACATGGGTCGCGCCGCCTCTGTGGCCAAACAGGCTTTGGACAAAGGCCTGAAGTGTAAAGCACAGTTCACAGTCACCCCCGGTTCAGAGCAGATTCGTGCCACCATTGAGAGAGATGGATAT tcaaagatcctcggagatgtcgGAGGTGTGGTCCTTGCAAATGCATGCGGACCCTGCATTGGACAGTGGGACAG gcgCGATGTGAAAAAGGGAGAGAAGAACACCATCGTCACCTCCTTCAACAGAAACTTCACTGCCAGGAACGACGCTAACCCCGCAACGCACGCGTTCGTTACCTCCCCTGAG ATCGTCACTGCTCTCGCCATCGCTGGCACATTAAACTTCAACCCTGAGACAGATTACCTTACAGCCCCCAACGGGGAGAAGTTCAAGCTGGAGCCCCCAAATGGAGACGAACTCCCATCCAAGGACTTTGACCCTGGCCAGGACACCTACCAGCACCCTCCTGCTGACGGCAGCAGCCTCAAGGTGAACGTCAACCCTCAGAGCAACCGCCTGCAGCTGCTGGAGCCCTTTGACAAGTGGAGCGGAAACGATCTGGAGAACATGCAGGTCCTCATCAAG gtgaagGGAAAATGCACCACAGACCACATCAGCGCCGCAGGACCTTGGCTGAAGTTCCGCGGTCACCTCGATAACATTTCCAACAACATGCTGATCGGTGCGGTCAACAGTGAGAACGATGCTGTCAACAAGATCAAGAATCACCTGACAGGAGAGTATGGAGGAGTCCCTGACGTAGCCCGTCACTACAAG GCCAACGGCATTTCCTGGGTTGTGGTTGGTGACGACAACTACGGTGAGGGCTCGAGCCGAGAGCATGCTGCACTGGAGCCCAGGCATCTGGGAGGGAGAGCTATAATTGTCAAGAGCTTCGCCAGAATCCACG AAACAAATCTCAAGAAGCAGGGCCTGCTCCCCCTGACCTTCAACAACCCATCAGACTATGACAAGATCCGCCCCGACGACAAGATCTCCATCAGAGGACTTAAAAGCTTCGCTCCAGGAAAG CCTCTGACCGCAGTCTTAAAACACAGCGACGGCACTGAGGAGTCCCTGCAGCTCAACCACAGCTTCAACGAGACACAGATCCAATGGTTCCAGGCGGGCTCTGCCCTCAACAGGATGAAGGAGATGCAGCATTGA
- the csdc2a gene encoding cold shock domain-containing protein C2a, whose amino-acid sequence MSDPDPSLPTVPPLPLTSPRTPLQLSFPFLREGSRVWEKERKPPQPGELPSPLPTKRTRTYSATVRAKSGPVFKGVCKNFSRSQGHGFIRPSHGGEDIFVHISDIEGEYVPMEGDEVTYKVCPIPPKNQKIQAVDVMITHLNPGTKHETWSGQIISS is encoded by the exons ATGTCAGACCCTGACCCCTCTTTGCCGACAGTCCCCCCACTGCCCCTCACTTCTCCACGCACTCCCTTGCAGCTCTCCTTTCCCTTTCTGAGGGAGGGCAGCCGGGTTTGGGAGAAGGAGAGGAAACCACCACAGCCCGGAGAGCTGCCTAGCCCACTGCCTACTAAACGCACTCGCACATACTCAGC GACAGTGCGAGCTAAATCAGGTCCTGTATTTAAAGGGGTGTGTAAAAACTTCTCCAGGTCTCAGGGTCATGGATTCATACGGCCTTCACACGGAGGAGAGGACATCTTTGTCCACATCTCTGA CATTGAGGGAGAGTACGTGCCTATGGAAGGAGACGAGGTTACGTACAAAGTGTGCCCCATCCCTCCCAAGAACCAGAAGATTCAGGCTGTCGATGTGATGATCACCCACCTGAATCCAGGCACAAAGCATGAGACCTGGTCGGGTCAGATCATCAGCTCCTAG